In the genome of Zonotrichia albicollis isolate bZonAlb1 chromosome 24, bZonAlb1.hap1, whole genome shotgun sequence, one region contains:
- the LOC141731658 gene encoding uncharacterized protein LOC141731658, translating into METKKDKCPQQNLVEEAILSSATVQNSNWEEMPQRSHRKRGSKANPGCSQEERPSLSHEGGQSFSQSSELVVHEQLHDQKKPYKCSECEKSFRQSSALMCHQMIHTGQWPYECGECGKGFSCSSALIIHQRIHTGEKPYECAQCQKRFQTSSSLLQHQQIHTDERPFRCPECGKGFKRNYTLVSHRRIHTGERPYECPDCGKDFKRNSHLIRHKRTHTGERPYECGECGMSFSQNSNLISHQKTHTRERPYECGACGKSFSLKSLLSCHQRIHTGERPYKCGECGMTFSRRPQLIIHQMTHTGEKPYKCPECQKKFHTSSHLVQHQRIHTVERPFRCPDCRKGFKHNSTLITHRRIHTGKRPYECPQCGKSFTSSSHLTRHQRSHQ; encoded by the exons atggagaccaagAAGGACAAATGCCCCCAACAGAACCTTGTGGAAGAGGCCATTTTGAGCAGTGCCACGGTGCAGAATTCCAACTGGGAGGAAATGCCtcagagatcccacaggaagaggggctccaaGGCCAATCCAGGGTGCTCTCAGGAGGAAAGACCTTCCCTGAGCCatgaaggtggacagagcttcagccaaagctcagagctggtggtccatgagcagcttcatgatcaGAAGAAGCCCTACAAGTGCTCAGAGTgtgagaagagcttcaggcagagcagcgcCCTGATgtgccaccagatgatccacaccgggcaatggccctatgagtgtggggagtgtgggaagggcttcagctgcagctccgccCTCATCatccaccaacgcatccacactggggagaagccctacgagtgtgcccagtgtcagaagaggtttcagaccagctccagtctcctccagcatcagcagattcacacagatgagaggcccttccgctgccctgagtgtggaaAAGGCTTCAAGCGCAACTACACCCTCGTCagccaccggcgcatccacactggggagaggccctacgagtgtcctgA CTGTGGTAAGGATTTCAAgcgcaactcccacctcatTAGGCACAAacggacccacactggggagaggccctacgagtgtggggaatgtgggatgaGCTTTAGCCAGAACTCTAACCTGATCTCCCACCAGAAGACCCACACCAGAGAACGACCCTATGAATGTGGGgcatgtgggaagagcttcagtcTGAAGTCTCTCTTGAGCTgccaccagaggatccacactggggaaaggccatacaagtgtggggaatgtgggatgaCCTTTAGTAGGAGGCCCCAACTGATCATCCACCAAatgacccacactggggagaagccctacaagtgCCCTGAGTGTCAGAAGAAGTTTCACACCAGTTCTCATCTCGTCCAGCACCAGCGGATTCACACGgttgagaggcccttccgctgccctgactgcaggaagggcttcaagcacaactccaccctcatcacccaccggcgcatccacactgggaagaggccctacgagtgtccccagtgtgggaagagcttcaccagcagctctcacttgaccagacaccaacggaGTCACCAGTAA